ATTTTTATTACCTTTTTGCCTGCCGCAATTACACTGCTCTTATTAAGCGCCCTGATTTCTGATTTATATTATAACCATAACAATGTGATATGCAATAATATTATTAACCGTATTTTAAAATCCTATCGGAAGTTTGCACGGAAAAAACCTTACCAAAAACAAATGCATATGCGTATTTTTATCAATATGCTTATTTGGGGAATTGCAATTTTATTTAATGTAATAGGACTTTTTACACGTTCCGCTTTCCTTTATTTTGTTTCGATTGTGGCGCTAATTGTATCTTCTGTTTATTTAGGAAATAAATTATCCCAGATTGCTCATGACATGGATGTAGTAAGCGATAAGATTGAACAAATTAGTATGGGGAATTTAACTAATGAATTATCTGTACTGCCATCCTCTGAATTATCATCTGTGATTACCAATCTAGATCATTTGCAAGAAAATATCGACGAAGAAGTAAAAAATAGGATGAAAAGCGAGCGGATGAAGGTGGAGCTGATTACAAATGTATCCCATGATTTAAAAACTCCATTGACATCTATGGTGAATTATATTAATCTTTTGGAAAAAGAAGAGTTGCAACCAGAATTTGCGAATGATTACGTAAAAATTTTGCGGAATAAAATTGATCGGCTCAAAACCATGACAGAAGATTTATTTGATGTAGCAAAGGCAAATAGCGGAAATATGGAAGTACGGAAAGAGGTCATTGAATTAGGAGAACTGTTGGAGCAGACAATGGGAGAAAACCAGAAAGAAATTGATGCTAGCCAACTGGATTTCCGAATTCAAACATCGGGTAAGGTGTATATTGAAGCAGATGGAGCGAAGATGTACCGTATTTTCAGTAATATCATCAATAATACAGTAAAGTATGCTATGCACGGAACCCGTGTTTATATCCATATTTTTGAGCAAGATAATATTGCTACCTTTATCGTAAAAAATGTAGCCAACTATGAAATGAATTTTGATCCAGAAGAAATTTATGGTAGATTTAAACGTGGGGATGAATCCAGAAGTATAGAGGGTTCTGGTTTAGGGCTTTCGATTGTAAAAAGCTTTGTTGGATTACAAGGTGGGGATTTCCATGTGGAAATTGATGGAGATTTATTTAAAGCAATTGTCCGTTTTCCAGCATATCATCCTCATAAGCAGCCAGAAACCCAAGTAGCAATCAATAATATGGAACAAAAATCAGTCTATCCTTTTGAACAACAACCCCCTTTTTATAATAGTTGATAGAATAACGGATGTATTTTTACATCCGTTATTCACTTATAAAGGTAATATATATTTTATATCATCTTAAAATCTATGATATTATAAATACCATAAAAATTATTTGACATGGAGTTTACTCCAAGTGTTATACTAAAATAAAAAAGGAGGAGATTTCTATGACAATAGCAGAAGTAAGTAAAAAGTATGATCTTTCACCTGATACGCTCCGTTATTATGAACGGATCGGTTTAATTCCCCCTGTACCCAGAAATAAAAGCGGTATCCGGAATTATGACGAGGACTCTTGCCGTTGGATTGAATTGATGAAGTGTATGCGGAAAGCAGGAGTCCAGATAGAGGCTCTGATTGAATACGTTGATTTGTTTCAAAAAGGGGATGCTACGGCTGACGCTAGAAAAAATATCCTGATTGAACAGCGCAACCAATTGATGGATCGGATGGAAGATATGCAGCAATCGTTGAACCGTTTAAATGAAAAAATCAAGCGGTATGAACAAGGGTTGATGGTTGCGGAAAAACAGCTGAAAAAGTGGAAGGACTAAAACCTGATATTAAAAAATAAAAACCGGACTCTCATAATCCGGTTTTTATTTCTGATTTTATAGCAAGCAAGAATTGTAAGCAGAAAAACAGATCGTATCAGGACTATCTTAACTGTCCGCCTTATCTTGCATTTTCATAGAAAGTTAGAATAAACATTGGCAAAATAGTTTGTTTCCAAAGGAAATATCGTAGATTGTAACATGTATATCATGAAATATCCTGGAAAGGTGAATTCATTTCAGAGGATATATGGTTATCATTTAAAAACCATAAGAATCATCTAGAATCAATACCTTAATTCTGTCTTTGATTCGTTGGTGCGCTAAGGCAACATAAGCACAACAGACTCTATCCTCACTATGGCAGTGCATACATTCCCCTGTTTTTACACAAGGGGTGTTGCAAGATAAGCGCATTGTATTGGCTGGTGCTGCTATTTTTTCCATTCTGTTGATTGCATCCTGCATCGTTGGTACAATTTTATTATATCCAACAATTAAAATAACACTTTTTGGACCATAGATCATAGCGGCTACACGGTTACCCCGTCCATCTACATTATATAAAATACCATCCTCTGTCACGGCATTCGAACTTGCAAAATAGGTATCTGCAGTAAAGGCTTCTGCCATAACACTTTGTACCTGCTCTGGTGTAAGTCCGGGTACATTTCTATCTTTTAACTCAATATTGCGACTCTTTAAGTAATCCAATACCCCTGTTTCCTCTAATGTACAGGAACCACCAAAGCAAACTTTTTCACCATCTTGAACCAATTCGTCTAACGTATTGAATAATTGCTCTTTATTGGTGATGTGGTATGCTTTCATCCGATTTTTTTCTAGGTTACGAATTGTTTTTTCAATCCGAAGTTGTTTCAGATTTTCTACCCATTGATTCATAAAATTCCACTCCTTTTTTGACTGGCAGTTTAAAATTTATTCACTTACATTATATAATCACAGCATAACATTCAATACGAGATTAATTGAATCAACATACGTAAAAAAACGAATGTTAATTTCGAAATACGATATTACATACAAAATGTTATTTTTTATCGTAAAACTTTATAATTTGTCGAACACAAAATAGATACCCAAATTTATCAGGCATAAAACTAAAATGATAACTTTACTATATTATAAAATAGGAAAATGAAATTTTAATGAACGCCAAATAGTATCCGTACAAATAAACTGCTACAGACAATACCAATCAAATCACCAAATAAGGCAGCGGGGAGGGTATAACGGATATTGGATACACCAACGGAACTATAATAAACCGCAATGGTATAAAAGGTAGTTTCTGTTGAGCCTTGTAACACTGCTGCTACCCTGCCAATATAACTATCCGGATGAAATTGAGTAAAAATCGTTTCACATACTGCTAAGCTTCCACTTCCAGACACTGGTTTTAAAATTGCTAAAGGGAGAATTTCTTGTGGAATTCCCAATGCTTTCGCCAATGGCGCCAAAAATGAAGTGAGTAAATCAATCGCTCCAGAGGCTTGTAACATCGCGATTGCTGCCAATAGACCTACCATAGTAGGGATAAGTCCAACCGCAATAGAAACCCCTTCTTTTGCCCCTTTTAAAAAGCTTTCGAACAGGTTTACATGATGAAACATAGCATATATAATAATACCAGCCAGAATAGTAGGAATAAAGAACAAATCAATCCGCATGGCGTTTCCTTCTTCCCAACAGTTTTGCCATTAAAATTGCACCAAATAAAGAGGTAATGGAACACAATAGGGTAGCGAGGATTAAATCAAATGGATTTGCCGCCCCATGAGAACTTCTTAATACTGCAATTGTGGTAGGGATGAGTTGGATAGCTGCTGTATTCATGACTACAAATAAAATCATATTTTGAGAAGCGGTTTTTTTATCTGGATTTGCTTGCTGCAATAGTTTCATTGCTTGTATTCCAGAAGGGGTTGCTGCATTCCCTAGTCCCATTAAATTTGCGGTAATATTCATTGATATATTTTCTAAGACTTGATCCCCTTTGTTTATTCCATGAAATAATAGCCTTAACAGGGGAGAAAATAAATTAGCTAATTTTTTTGTGAGCCCAGCGTCTTTTGCTATTGTCATAATACCGTTCCAAAAACAGATACCACCCATTAAGCCAATTAATAACTGAACTGCCTGGCTTGTGCCAGTTAACACAGATTTGTTGACTTCTTCTAATCTTCCTGTTAAAAATCCACATCCAATTGCCAATAAAATCATCCAAGGAAATAATTTTTTCACAAAAATCCCCCCAAAAAACTATCATATATTACATATATATGATATATTTTTCTATTTCATACATTTTTTACAATTTAAAATGCAACTTTTTTTGCTAAAACAGTAGAAATTTTTGACAAAATGGTGTATGATATAAATGTGTTCGACATATCTTAGTTTATTTTTAGTAAAAAGGGAGGAATTATAATGAAATCCACAGGTATTGTAAGAAACACAGATAAAGTTGGTAGAATTGTTCTTCCAATTGAGTTGCGTCAGACTTTGTACATCGCAGAAGGGGATCCATTAGAGATTTATACAGAAGAGGATAAAATTATTTTGAAAAAATATAATCCATCCTGTATTTTCTGCGGAAGCACAGAAGAAATGTTATCCTATAAAGGAAAATACATCTGCGCTGAATGTAAAAAAGAACTGATGGACAAAGAATAAAGGGATAAAAAGCTGTTTGATCATATATCAAACGGCTTTTTCTTTTTTACTATTATAAATGTATGGCAGTACTTTAGAAAATTATGTTTTGTTCGATAAAAAAGTCCGGATTTATATTGATAATAGGTACTGGATTTTATCCCATTAAAAAATATAGTATAAGGGATGCGGTTAAAAAAACAAGATTAAAAATAGTAAAATACCCTAAATATGTGTTTTTTTTCTGAGGGGAATCCTTGCATATAAATTTAAAAGAGATAAGGCTTGCCATTGAAGCAATTAATGTACCAAGTCCTCCTATATTCGTACCAATCAACAACAGATTCCAAGAGTTTGTAAAACCGGCCAGTAATAACGCCGCAGGAACATTACTGATAAACTGACTGATGCCGACAGATACTAGAACTTCATTTCCTTGTAATACTGTCTCTAAAAAATGATGTATTATTGAAATCCGACCTATATTGCCAACAAAAATAAAAAATCCAATAAAGGTGAATAACAAAGAATAATCTACTTTTTTTAAAATTTTTCGGTCTGCTATTACTATCGTTGTTAACACAACAACGAATAACGCTATAGTAGGGATGAAATGAACTACCGTTGCCAAGCTTAAAATAAATAGAATACAATAAATAGAAAATAATTTTTTATTTTTCCCTAATTTTTCCTGTTTCAAAAAAGAAGTAGAGATAGGATAAGGCTTTTGAAAAAAGACAAAAAGGGCAATCAAAACAAACGATAAGATTGCATATGGCAAAATGGTGAAAATAAAATTTTGAATAGAGATATTGAATTTTGAAAAAAGGTATAAGTTTTGGGGATTACCAATTGGAGTTAGCATACTTCCCAAGTTAGCAGCAATGGTTTGCATTACAACAACAGGAAGAATCCTATTTTCTTGCTGTATCATATGTAAAATTTCCAATGTAAAAGGGACAAAAGTAATTAATGCTACATCGTTTGTGATAAACATACTGGATATATAGCATAAAAAAATTAAGATCGCCTCTAATTGGCGAGTGTTTTTGACCTTCTTTAACAATAATTCTCCTGTATGACGAAAAATTCCCAATGCTTGAAAACCTTCCATAATTGCCATTAAGCAGAATAAAATACCTAATGTATTAAAATCGATATATTCAACATATTTTTGATCAGGAAAAATGAAGCAGCAAGAAATAATGGCTAAGCCCCAAGAAACCACTAGGATTGTTTCTTTTTTTACCCAATTTTTTATTTTTTCCATTTTATTTCCCTCAATATAAAAGCAATATTCTTTATCATACCATAATTTAGACAAAAAAGGAATGCCCTATTTGGGCTATAATACCAAATAGGGCATATTAACTACTGGTTCCAATAGTTTTAACTGTTGGATGGGAAAAATGGACGTAAAACAGCAGCCATTTGATTGATAGGCATTGTTTGTAAAATAATTGTACCAGGTCCGGTTACAACAGTGTTAAAGATACCTTCCCCACCAAACAGCATATTTTTTACACCAGGAACTTTTTGTACATCAATGGTACAGGTTTCACTCATTGCGGCTAGATATCCGGTGTCTACAATCATACTTTGCCCAGGTTGTAATAGGTATTCCATGGCGTATCCGTCAATTTCAATAAATGCTGTGCCCTGACCTGATAAACGTTGCATAATAAAACCTTCTCCACCAAAGAATCCTCCACCAATTTTTTTTTGGAAAGCAATAGAAAGCTGTACGCCTGATTCTGCTGCCAAAAATGCGGATTTTTGTACAATCATTCCTTGATTGGCAGAAATATTGATTGCGCGCATAGAACCAGGAAAACTGGATGCGAACGCGATCATTCCTTGGCCATTTTGTGCGGTATAACGGTTTAAAAACAGTGATTCTCCGGACATCATACGGCTAAATACTTTTCCTACTCCTCCTCCAGATGTGGTTTCCATTTTCATATTTGGTGTCATCCAAGACATAGCGCCGCTTTCGGTAATCATGGTTTCCCCGTTTTCCAGAGTACAAACAACAACTGGCATGGGGGTGCCTTCAATTTTATATTGCATGATGTAATCCTCCTTTTTTATTTGTTATTATAGAGGTTATTTGATTGTAGGTCAATTGATTTTCATATTGTTTTACGAATTCCATAAATATAATTTATATTTTTATGAAAAACAGATAGATTGGGTTGATTAATGATGTTAAACATGGAAAAGATTTGCGAATTATTTGGAATCATGATACAATAAAAATGGTTATAATATCATGCAAAGAAGGGGTATCAATGATTGACCAATTAAAGCAGTGGGTACAACAAAGCGACAATATCGTGTTTTTTGGAGGTGCTGGAGTTTCTACCGAAAGTGGAATACCGGATTTTCGCAGTACCGATGGTTTATACTATCAAGAATATCAATATCCTCCAGAAACGATTTTAAGCCATACGTTTTATGAGGAAAATCCATTGGAATTTTTTCGGTTTTACCGCAATAAATTAATCTATCCAGATGCCAAACCAAACGCAGCCCATAATAAACTGTCGGAGTGGGAAAAACAAGGAAAATTAAAAGCGGTTATTACCCAAAATATTGACGGTCTGCATCAGATGGCAGGCAGTAAAGAAGTGTTGGAGCTGCATGGTTCCATCCATCGGAATTATTGTGAGTCTTGCGGAAAATTTTATCGTTTACAAGAAATTATGGATTGTGACGGTATCCCAACATGTTCTTGTGGGGGACGGATTAAACCGGATGTTGTACTGTACGAGGAAGGGCTGGATAGCAATATTTTAAGCCGTTCTTTAAATTATATCCGCCATGCGGATGTATTGATTGTCGCTGGAACTTCATTGGCTGTTTATCCAGCAGCGGGTTTATTGCAGTATTATACTGGAAATCATCTAGTATTAATCAATAAAACGCCAACCCCTTATGATGCCAATGCAGATTTATTAATTCAGGGGAAAATAGGGGAAGTACTCTCCCAATTATAAGTTTGAAAGGAATGTATATTATGTCAATTTTATTTTTGGAATATCCGAAGTGTTCTACCTGCCAAAAAGCGAAAAAATGGCTAGATGAAAACGGAATACAATATCAGGACCGCCATATTGTAGAACAGAACCCTACAGTGGAGGAATTAACCCAATGGTATCAAAAAAGCGGATTGCCATTAAAACGGTTTTTTAATACCAGCGGGATGCTATATAAAGAATTAAAATTAAAAGATAAACTGCCTACTATGACAGAACAGGAACAATTAGAATTATTAGCCACCAATGGGATGTTGGTAAAGCGCCCGTTGGTTATCTCTGATACTGTAATTTGTCCAGGGTTTAAACAGGATGTTTGGGAACAGTTGAAAGATTAATGGATTTAGAAATACACAATTGGCTATTTTTGTTTGTCAGAATTGGAACAGACAAAAATAGCCTTTTTTGATTGGTTAGGAAAATTAGTGGTATTTTCGGTAGGATATCTCGTTATAGGCTTTCATTTTATGTGATGTAAGACCAGTGAAATAAAGTGAATACATCATGAGATACTTGATAAAAAATTCTAAGAGAATTGTTTTTCAAATTATGAATATAGGAGGAAATAACATGGTAAACATTGATGATTATATGCAGAGGCTACAGCTAGTGCTACAACAGGTATTTGGCAATCGGTTATTGTATTTAGGGCTACAAGGAAGTTATCGTAGAGGGGAAGAAACGCCAACAAGCGATATTGATGCTATGGTAATATTGGATTATTTTACGATACAGGACATGGATCTGTATCGAAAGACTGTTACCAATTTAACTCCAGAGGAACAAACTTGTGGGTTTATCTGTGGAAAACAGGAATTGCTCCACTGGAATCCAGGAGAAATCTGCCAGTTGATCCACGAAACCAAAGATTATTACGGAAATTTAAAGGACTTTGTGCCAGAATATACCTTACAGGATGTGAAAAACCATATCAAAGTAAATGTGGGGAACCTGTACCATGGGCTCTGTCATGAATTCATCCACTCCTCCCAAGGGATAGAAAAAGAACAGTTGCAATTTGCGTATAAATCTATTTTTTATCTTTTACAAAACCTACATTTTATCCGGACTGGAAAATTTATCTTAAAAAAACAGGATTTGGCTTCCTATTTGGAAGGATTGGATCTACAGGTTTTGCAAACAGCAGAATCGGTGAAAACCAAAGAGTTTAATGGCCAACATGCTTTTCAATTGCTGTTTGGTTGGTGCCAACAAGTATTACATACAATTGATTGTTAATATGAAAATTTTGTAGTTCTAAATGGTACATTTTTCTTCAATATTGGGGAATCAACATAACAATGGCAGGAAAACAATCTGACATGTAAACGAAAACATCCAAATATTTGCAGGATTAATGTTGGCAACGAAATAATAGAATAAAATACAAAAAAGCTCGTACAACTATTTGTACGAACTTTTTTATTTTACTATCTTTTGTTAATTTAGCCTGATAGAATAATTATTTTCTTTTAAAACGAATTAGCTTGCTATTGTATTTGATAATAAAAAATAAAATGAGAACTACTCCAACCACAATCATAGCAACGCCAATGTAATATCCAATATCAGGGCGGAAGATTAAATTGAGTATGGGTATTAGAAAAACACCTATCCCAACAAACATACCACCTGTACCAATTCTT
This is a stretch of genomic DNA from Clostridium facile. It encodes these proteins:
- a CDS encoding DUF3784 domain-containing protein, with translation MELQEIITEIILGLLLIFISYQVGCKGNISFIHSYHYGNLDPKDAKVYTKRIGTGGMFVGIGVFLIPILNLIFRPDIGYYIGVAMIVVGVVLILFFIIKYNSKLIRFKRK
- a CDS encoding lactate utilization protein — encoded protein: MNQWVENLKQLRIEKTIRNLEKNRMKAYHITNKEQLFNTLDELVQDGEKVCFGGSCTLEETGVLDYLKSRNIELKDRNVPGLTPEQVQSVMAEAFTADTYFASSNAVTEDGILYNVDGRGNRVAAMIYGPKSVILIVGYNKIVPTMQDAINRMEKIAAPANTMRLSCNTPCVKTGECMHCHSEDRVCCAYVALAHQRIKDRIKVLILDDSYGF
- a CDS encoding SLC13 family permease; translation: MEKIKNWVKKETILVVSWGLAIISCCFIFPDQKYVEYIDFNTLGILFCLMAIMEGFQALGIFRHTGELLLKKVKNTRQLEAILIFLCYISSMFITNDVALITFVPFTLEILHMIQQENRILPVVVMQTIAANLGSMLTPIGNPQNLYLFSKFNISIQNFIFTILPYAILSFVLIALFVFFQKPYPISTSFLKQEKLGKNKKLFSIYCILFILSLATVVHFIPTIALFVVVLTTIVIADRKILKKVDYSLLFTFIGFFIFVGNIGRISIIHHFLETVLQGNEVLVSVGISQFISNVPAALLLAGFTNSWNLLLIGTNIGGLGTLIASMASLISFKFICKDSPQKKNTYLGYFTIFNLVFLTASLILYFLMG
- a CDS encoding TIGR00266 family protein, producing the protein MQYKIEGTPMPVVVCTLENGETMITESGAMSWMTPNMKMETTSGGGVGKVFSRMMSGESLFLNRYTAQNGQGMIAFASSFPGSMRAINISANQGMIVQKSAFLAAESGVQLSIAFQKKIGGGFFGGEGFIMQRLSGQGTAFIEIDGYAMEYLLQPGQSMIVDTGYLAAMSETCTIDVQKVPGVKNMLFGGEGIFNTVVTGPGTIILQTMPINQMAAVLRPFFPSNS
- a CDS encoding nucleotidyltransferase domain-containing protein → MVNIDDYMQRLQLVLQQVFGNRLLYLGLQGSYRRGEETPTSDIDAMVILDYFTIQDMDLYRKTVTNLTPEEQTCGFICGKQELLHWNPGEICQLIHETKDYYGNLKDFVPEYTLQDVKNHIKVNVGNLYHGLCHEFIHSSQGIEKEQLQFAYKSIFYLLQNLHFIRTGKFILKKQDLASYLEGLDLQVLQTAESVKTKEFNGQHAFQLLFGWCQQVLHTIDC
- a CDS encoding MerR family transcriptional regulator, coding for MTIAEVSKKYDLSPDTLRYYERIGLIPPVPRNKSGIRNYDEDSCRWIELMKCMRKAGVQIEALIEYVDLFQKGDATADARKNILIEQRNQLMDRMEDMQQSLNRLNEKIKRYEQGLMVAEKQLKKWKD
- a CDS encoding spore maturation protein; the protein is MRIDLFFIPTILAGIIIYAMFHHVNLFESFLKGAKEGVSIAVGLIPTMVGLLAAIAMLQASGAIDLLTSFLAPLAKALGIPQEILPLAILKPVSGSGSLAVCETIFTQFHPDSYIGRVAAVLQGSTETTFYTIAVYYSSVGVSNIRYTLPAALFGDLIGIVCSSLFVRILFGVH
- a CDS encoding AbrB/MazE/SpoVT family DNA-binding domain-containing protein, producing MKSTGIVRNTDKVGRIVLPIELRQTLYIAEGDPLEIYTEEDKIILKKYNPSCIFCGSTEEMLSYKGKYICAECKKELMDKE
- a CDS encoding nucleoside recognition domain-containing protein, which gives rise to MKKLFPWMILLAIGCGFLTGRLEEVNKSVLTGTSQAVQLLIGLMGGICFWNGIMTIAKDAGLTKKLANLFSPLLRLLFHGINKGDQVLENISMNITANLMGLGNAATPSGIQAMKLLQQANPDKKTASQNMILFVVMNTAAIQLIPTTIAVLRSSHGAANPFDLILATLLCSITSLFGAILMAKLLGRRKRHAD
- a CDS encoding NAD-dependent protein deacylase, coding for MIDQLKQWVQQSDNIVFFGGAGVSTESGIPDFRSTDGLYYQEYQYPPETILSHTFYEENPLEFFRFYRNKLIYPDAKPNAAHNKLSEWEKQGKLKAVITQNIDGLHQMAGSKEVLELHGSIHRNYCESCGKFYRLQEIMDCDGIPTCSCGGRIKPDVVLYEEGLDSNILSRSLNYIRHADVLIVAGTSLAVYPAAGLLQYYTGNHLVLINKTPTPYDANADLLIQGKIGEVLSQL
- a CDS encoding sensor histidine kinase, yielding MKKKRQYLWITVVSVLFLVITGCLGGWMASMYSYARVQEAMSHVIRSTNIDRQENYQEYFESPTSELQESVVTSFLGSKLMDSYIPELDTNGSYQKAIELYQQAENQLLENNVEYFGNYNGYSRSTNSFQDFDSFQMYTSENVSALSWASNGSYQDLEVHYFEMDNYYFTYYLQENQIEVYPNGYQEILNELSELSNILANEQQYEANGMLDAINMILLYQQNPAQYSFGFSISTLNTTPMYTTACQNLMNDVQVSREDQFILMFWGYLLAAVLLICVTLIFNLTGLLRKVYRGLAKLMKHIFLEFKLLFWGATVIAVSCFFIVLFEVYYDTGITTYDFLFHIFITFLPAAITLLLLSALISDLYYNHNNVICNNIINRILKSYRKFARKKPYQKQMHMRIFINMLIWGIAILFNVIGLFTRSAFLYFVSIVALIVSSVYLGNKLSQIAHDMDVVSDKIEQISMGNLTNELSVLPSSELSSVITNLDHLQENIDEEVKNRMKSERMKVELITNVSHDLKTPLTSMVNYINLLEKEELQPEFANDYVKILRNKIDRLKTMTEDLFDVAKANSGNMEVRKEVIELGELLEQTMGENQKEIDASQLDFRIQTSGKVYIEADGAKMYRIFSNIINNTVKYAMHGTRVYIHIFEQDNIATFIVKNVANYEMNFDPEEIYGRFKRGDESRSIEGSGLGLSIVKSFVGLQGGDFHVEIDGDLFKAIVRFPAYHPHKQPETQVAINNMEQKSVYPFEQQPPFYNS
- a CDS encoding arsenate reductase family protein; this translates as MSILFLEYPKCSTCQKAKKWLDENGIQYQDRHIVEQNPTVEELTQWYQKSGLPLKRFFNTSGMLYKELKLKDKLPTMTEQEQLELLATNGMLVKRPLVISDTVICPGFKQDVWEQLKD